A genomic region of Acidobacteriota bacterium contains the following coding sequences:
- the kdpF gene encoding K(+)-transporting ATPase subunit F: MSWESILAAACAVILMIYLVYALLRPEKF; encoded by the coding sequence ATGAGCTGGGAATCAATACTTGCGGCCGCGTGTGCGGTCATTCTGATGATCTATTTGGTTTACGCGCTCCTGCGCCCTGAGAAATTTTAA
- the kdpC gene encoding potassium-transporting ATPase subunit KdpC → MKDLITSVLMIVVFTVALGLLYPLAVWGVGQALFPHQANGSLIVKDGKVVGSELIGQTFTSARYFHSRPSAAGNGYDAGASGGSNLGPTSKKLIDRIASDTEALQKEDPGTKIPADLVTTSASGLDPHISPAAAAFQIARVAKERGMAWSQVRDLVKKFTQDRDFGFFGEPRVNVLLLNLELDVVTNGQK, encoded by the coding sequence ATGAAAGACCTTATAACTTCAGTATTGATGATCGTTGTTTTTACCGTTGCGCTCGGCCTACTATATCCGTTGGCAGTGTGGGGTGTCGGGCAAGCGTTGTTTCCGCATCAAGCGAATGGTTCGCTTATCGTGAAAGACGGCAAGGTCGTCGGCTCAGAATTGATAGGGCAGACGTTTACTTCGGCTCGCTATTTTCATTCTCGTCCATCGGCGGCTGGTAACGGCTACGATGCCGGAGCCTCGGGTGGTTCTAACCTTGGTCCGACCAGTAAAAAACTGATCGACCGGATCGCGTCCGACACAGAAGCTTTGCAGAAGGAGGATCCCGGTACGAAGATTCCGGCCGACCTTGTGACGACAAGTGCCTCGGGCCTCGATCCGCATATTTCACCGGCGGCGGCAGCGTTTCAGATTGCGCGGGTGGCTAAGGAACGCGGAATGGCTTGGTCTCAGGTTCGCGATCTGGTCAAGAAGTTCACTCAGGATCGGGATTTTGGGTTCTTTGGCGAGCCCCGTGTTAATGTTCTTCTGTTAAATTTAGAGTTGGATGTAGTCACTAATGGTCAAAAGTGA
- the kdpA gene encoding potassium-transporting ATPase subunit KdpA → MTLNGILQILAFIAVIALLAKPMGLLLVRVFDGGKTFLDVLLKPVERFIYWITRVDPTSEMNWKQYGVAMLLFSLVSSLALYALQRFQFFLPLNPQEFAGPSEHSSFNTAVSFITNTNWQGYGGEATMSYLTQMAGLAVQNFMSAAVGMALAAVFIRGIARFETDKLGNFWVDLTRGTLYVLLPLSFIAAVFFVSQGVVQNFKPYDTAKLNDVRTIQVDKKDADGAVVKDENDENVQEDVVVDTQTIAQGPLASQLAIKMLGTNGGGFFNANSAHPYENPTPLSNFIQMLLIFLIPAGFTYALGRMVRSQGHGWAVFGSMAILFVAGLSTLYWAESQGNPLYPTTVDQQVVGGNFEGKEVRFGVANSALFATVTTDASCGAVNSMHDSFTPIGGLVPMVNIMLGEVIFGGVGAGMYGILVMIILTVFIAGLMVGRTPEYLGKKIEAYDIQMGMLYILIFPLIILGLAAISSAATEFGLTSLNNKGAHGLSEIIYAFTSGTGNNGSAFAGLNANTLWYNSTLGVAMLVGRFFMIIPLLAIAGNLAGKKQIPPTLGTFPVNTVLFSVLLVSIVIIVGALTFFPALSLSPILEHFQMVNGKTF, encoded by the coding sequence ATGACACTCAACGGAATATTACAAATTTTGGCTTTTATCGCAGTCATCGCTCTGCTGGCCAAGCCGATGGGCTTGTTGCTGGTGCGCGTCTTTGACGGCGGGAAGACGTTTCTCGATGTTTTGCTAAAGCCCGTAGAGCGGTTTATCTATTGGATAACACGCGTCGATCCGACAAGCGAGATGAACTGGAAACAATACGGCGTCGCGATGCTTTTGTTCAGTCTCGTCTCGTCCCTTGCCCTCTACGCCTTGCAGCGGTTTCAGTTCTTTTTGCCGCTCAATCCGCAGGAGTTCGCGGGCCCGTCGGAGCATTCATCGTTCAACACTGCCGTTTCGTTTATAACGAATACAAATTGGCAGGGTTATGGCGGCGAGGCGACGATGAGCTATTTGACACAGATGGCGGGCCTCGCGGTGCAGAATTTTATGTCGGCAGCGGTCGGTATGGCGCTGGCGGCAGTCTTTATTCGCGGAATTGCGCGATTTGAAACGGACAAACTCGGCAACTTTTGGGTCGATCTGACGCGGGGAACGCTGTACGTTTTGTTGCCGCTGTCGTTTATCGCAGCCGTTTTCTTTGTTTCGCAAGGCGTCGTTCAGAATTTCAAACCCTACGATACGGCCAAGCTCAACGATGTTCGGACCATACAGGTCGATAAAAAGGACGCTGACGGAGCCGTCGTAAAGGACGAAAACGACGAGAATGTCCAGGAAGATGTGGTCGTCGATACGCAAACGATCGCCCAAGGGCCGTTAGCGTCGCAGCTTGCGATAAAGATGCTCGGGACCAACGGCGGTGGATTCTTTAATGCCAACTCGGCTCATCCATACGAAAACCCGACGCCGCTCTCGAATTTCATACAGATGCTGCTCATCTTTCTGATCCCGGCGGGCTTTACCTACGCACTTGGCCGAATGGTCAGATCGCAGGGACACGGCTGGGCTGTGTTTGGTTCTATGGCGATCCTGTTTGTCGCCGGTTTAAGCACCTTGTATTGGGCCGAGTCGCAGGGAAATCCGCTTTATCCGACGACCGTCGATCAGCAAGTTGTTGGCGGCAATTTTGAAGGAAAGGAAGTACGGTTTGGCGTGGCAAATTCGGCGTTGTTTGCGACCGTTACGACCGACGCTTCGTGCGGCGCGGTAAATTCAATGCACGATAGCTTTACGCCGATCGGCGGGCTTGTGCCGATGGTGAACATTATGCTCGGAGAGGTGATTTTCGGCGGTGTTGGAGCGGGAATGTACGGCATTTTGGTGATGATCATTCTCACAGTATTCATTGCCGGACTCATGGTTGGGCGAACGCCGGAATATCTCGGCAAAAAGATCGAGGCTTACGACATTCAAATGGGAATGCTGTATATCCTGATCTTTCCGTTGATCATTCTCGGCTTGGCTGCGATCTCGTCGGCAGCGACGGAATTTGGGCTGACCTCACTCAATAACAAAGGTGCCCACGGGCTGTCCGAGATCATTTACGCATTTACTTCGGGCACGGGCAATAACGGCTCGGCATTCGCCGGACTCAATGCAAATACGCTCTGGTACAACTCGACGCTTGGTGTCGCAATGTTGGTCGGGAGATTTTTTATGATCATTCCGTTGCTCGCGATCGCAGGCAATTTGGCGGGCAAGAAGCAAATTCCGCCGACTTTGGGAACGTTTCCCGTCAACACCGTACTTTTTAGCGTATTGCTTGTGAGCATTGTGATAATTGTCGGTGCTCTAACTTTCTTTCCGGCACTGAGTTTGTCGCCAATTCTTGAGCATTTCCAGATGGTAAACGGGAAAACTTTTTAG
- a CDS encoding histidine kinase, producing MLHENERAKLRVYIGAAAGVGKTYRMLEDAHQLKEQGIDVVVAVVETHGRVETEEQIKDLEIIPPKKIEYRGNVFDEMDLDTVIARKPAVAIVDELAHTNIEGSKNEKRYQDVKDLLENGISVITAVNIQHIESLNDVVTTTTGVQVRETVPDCFFKNADEVIDVDISIDTLRTRLRQGKIYSVEKIEQALNNFFRKGNLATLRELALRHVAQQQSIQDTEYREREGLEHAVIPEKVMVCMASRGSAKKILRTGARIAGRLATEDWVAVYVETPDEEPGRITPESYGALQENIKFAKTLGAKVVCLKARNVADALLGYARHNGITHVIFGQSARTRWDIFWRGSVINRFLAEVRDATVHVIPINRRDEE from the coding sequence ATGCTGCACGAGAATGAGCGAGCGAAGCTGCGTGTTTATATCGGTGCGGCGGCGGGAGTCGGCAAGACGTATCGGATGCTCGAAGACGCACATCAGTTGAAAGAGCAGGGAATCGACGTTGTAGTTGCGGTCGTGGAGACACATGGCCGGGTTGAGACTGAAGAGCAGATCAAAGATCTTGAGATCATTCCGCCGAAAAAGATCGAATATCGCGGCAACGTGTTTGATGAAATGGACCTCGACACGGTAATTGCTCGAAAACCTGCCGTGGCAATAGTTGACGAGCTGGCACACACCAACATCGAAGGTTCCAAAAATGAAAAGCGGTATCAGGATGTTAAAGATTTGCTCGAAAATGGCATTTCGGTCATCACAGCGGTCAATATCCAGCATATTGAATCGCTGAATGACGTTGTTACAACGACCACGGGCGTTCAGGTGCGAGAGACGGTGCCGGACTGTTTCTTTAAGAACGCAGATGAGGTGATCGACGTCGATATCTCAATAGACACATTGCGGACGCGGTTGAGGCAGGGAAAGATCTACTCGGTCGAAAAGATCGAACAGGCTCTCAATAATTTTTTTAGAAAGGGAAACCTTGCGACATTGCGCGAGTTGGCTCTCCGCCACGTCGCCCAGCAGCAATCGATTCAAGACACCGAATACCGCGAGCGGGAAGGCCTCGAACACGCCGTAATTCCAGAAAAGGTAATGGTGTGTATGGCTTCCAGAGGAAGTGCGAAAAAGATCTTGCGAACGGGGGCACGGATCGCCGGACGGCTTGCGACGGAAGATTGGGTGGCTGTTTATGTCGAGACGCCGGACGAGGAACCGGGCAGAATCACTCCGGAATCCTACGGGGCACTGCAGGAAAATATCAAATTCGCCAAAACTCTCGGTGCTAAGGTGGTCTGCCTAAAGGCTCGTAATGTCGCCGACGCTCTGCTTGGGTACGCCCGCCACAATGGAATCACGCATGTTATTTTCGGTCAATCTGCACGCACACGCTGGGATATATTTTGGCGAGGTTCGGTCATTAACCGGTTTCTGGCTGAGGTACGTGATGCCACAGTACATGTAATACCTATTAACAGACGCGACGAGGAGTGA
- the kdpB gene encoding potassium-transporting ATPase subunit KdpB, giving the protein MKNAISIWDKNIIRQASVGAFTKLDPRKMLKNPVMFVVEAGATFLTVRMIANLVTPAAESSLGFELQITLWLWFTVLFANFAEAMAEGRGKAQADTLRKSRTETTATLIDADGTQRSVPAPDLRKGDIVYVVAGEFIPGDGEIVEGVASVDESAITGESAPVIREWGGDRSAVTGGTRVLSDWIKVKITSNPGETFIDRMISLVEGASRQKTPNEIALNILLAGLTIVFLLAVVTLQPFAIYSNAPQTIFVLISLLVCLIPTTIGGLLSAIGIAGMDRLIQHNVLAMSGRAVEAAGDVNTLLLDKTGTITLGNRQASEFIPLKGVNAEEFADAAQLSSLADETPEGRSIIVYAKEKYGLRGREIKELGGGQAEFIAFTAQTRMSGVNFDGRQIRKGAVDAIEKYVASGGQQSPAELREVVERIARAGGTPLVVADNHKPLGVIYLKDIVKGGMRERFNQLRQMGIKTVMITGDNPLTAASIAEEAGVDDFLAEATPEDKMALIKREQADGKLVAMTGDGTNDAPALAQADVGVAMNTGTQAAKEAGNMVDLDSDPTKLIEVVEIGKQLLMTRGALTTFSIANDVAKYFAIIPAMFAATFPVLNALNIMGLKTPQSAILSAVIFNALVIVVLIPLALKGVKYRPMSASKLLQRNLLIYGLGGIIAPFVGIKLIDVVITAIGLA; this is encoded by the coding sequence ATGAAAAACGCAATTTCTATTTGGGACAAAAATATTATTCGACAGGCGAGCGTGGGGGCTTTTACAAAGCTCGATCCGCGCAAGATGCTGAAGAATCCGGTGATGTTTGTCGTGGAGGCCGGGGCGACGTTTCTGACGGTACGGATGATCGCGAACTTAGTGACGCCGGCGGCGGAGAGTTCGTTGGGTTTTGAGCTTCAGATCACGCTTTGGTTGTGGTTTACCGTGTTGTTCGCGAATTTTGCCGAGGCGATGGCCGAGGGCCGGGGCAAGGCGCAGGCTGATACGCTTCGCAAATCACGGACCGAAACGACAGCGACCTTGATCGACGCGGACGGCACACAGCGTTCGGTCCCGGCACCTGATCTGAGAAAAGGCGACATCGTATATGTTGTTGCGGGCGAATTTATACCGGGAGATGGCGAGATCGTCGAGGGTGTGGCGTCGGTTGATGAATCGGCGATCACGGGCGAATCGGCACCTGTCATTCGCGAGTGGGGCGGCGACCGTTCGGCCGTCACGGGCGGAACTCGTGTACTTTCGGACTGGATCAAGGTAAAGATCACATCAAATCCGGGCGAGACGTTCATCGACCGGATGATCTCGCTTGTCGAAGGTGCCTCGCGGCAAAAGACGCCGAACGAGATCGCTCTGAATATTCTGCTTGCGGGACTGACTATCGTGTTTTTGCTCGCAGTTGTGACGCTGCAGCCGTTTGCTATCTATTCGAACGCACCGCAGACAATATTTGTTTTGATCTCACTGCTTGTTTGTCTTATTCCGACGACGATTGGCGGATTGCTCTCCGCCATCGGTATTGCTGGAATGGATCGGCTCATTCAACACAACGTGCTCGCAATGTCGGGCCGTGCGGTCGAGGCGGCGGGTGATGTGAATACACTACTGCTCGACAAAACCGGAACGATCACGCTTGGCAACCGCCAGGCGAGCGAGTTTATTCCGCTGAAAGGCGTCAATGCCGAAGAGTTTGCCGATGCGGCCCAACTCTCGTCGCTTGCAGACGAGACGCCTGAAGGGCGTTCGATCATTGTTTATGCAAAGGAGAAATATGGCCTTCGTGGACGTGAGATAAAGGAACTAGGCGGCGGACAGGCCGAATTTATTGCGTTTACAGCACAAACACGAATGTCGGGTGTTAATTTCGACGGACGGCAGATCCGAAAGGGTGCTGTCGATGCGATCGAGAAATACGTCGCGAGCGGCGGGCAGCAGTCGCCGGCGGAACTTCGCGAGGTTGTCGAACGAATCGCACGTGCGGGCGGAACGCCACTCGTCGTTGCCGATAATCACAAGCCGCTTGGCGTTATTTATCTTAAGGATATTGTAAAAGGCGGCATGCGTGAGCGGTTTAATCAGCTTCGTCAGATGGGCATCAAGACGGTGATGATAACGGGCGACAATCCGCTCACGGCAGCGTCGATCGCCGAAGAAGCGGGCGTCGACGATTTTCTCGCCGAGGCAACGCCTGAGGACAAAATGGCTTTGATCAAGCGCGAACAGGCCGATGGAAAGCTCGTCGCGATGACAGGTGACGGTACCAACGACGCTCCGGCACTCGCCCAGGCGGATGTCGGCGTGGCGATGAATACCGGAACGCAGGCTGCAAAAGAGGCAGGGAATATGGTCGATCTAGATAGCGATCCAACGAAACTGATCGAGGTAGTCGAGATCGGCAAACAATTACTGATGACACGCGGAGCATTGACGACGTTTTCGATCGCGAATGACGTTGCTAAGTACTTCGCGATCATTCCGGCGATGTTCGCGGCGACGTTTCCGGTACTAAATGCATTGAATATCATGGGCCTCAAGACGCCTCAATCGGCAATCCTCTCGGCCGTCATTTTTAATGCGTTGGTAATCGTAGTATTGATACCGCTGGCTCTGAAAGGCGTCAAGTATCGCCCGATGTCGGCCTCGAAATTGCTTCAGCGAAATCTGTTGATCTATGGACTTGGCGGCATCATCGCTCCATTCGTTGGCATTAAATTGATCGACGTTGTTATCACGGCGATTGGATTAGCATAA
- a CDS encoding HD domain-containing protein, with protein sequence MSEIPEKVAKLAESVRSNGGRAMLVGGCVRDEIMGIGHKDWDVEVYGVKPAKLREILDSIGEANVVGEAFAVYKIGDDLDVSIPRRERKVSSGHRGFVVEGDPEMSFEEACSRRDFTVNSILKDILTGEIVDPFDGQGDIGRKVLRMVSRETFAEDSLRVMRACQFAARFEFDIEPETVEVCKQIKVTDLPKERIWGEFEKLLLKPRRPSIGLKWLYVLGVVDQIFPEMASLVGVPQEPEWHPEGDVDVHTLMVVDEARKLVNELDYPRQVAVMLGALAHDFGKPPTTEFADGRIRSRGHDEAGVGPTATFLDTLGVFTLNGFDVRKQVVELVRYHLKPGEYYKSKSPVGDGAFRRLARKVEPDLLYRVAKADSLGRNPDWLPEEKWFDSKAQEWFIEKVRDLAIEKKAPDPILLGRHLIELGEDPGPRFRPILDAVYEMQLDGKVTDLAEAIAEAKKLIA encoded by the coding sequence ATGAGCGAAATACCAGAAAAAGTAGCGAAATTAGCTGAATCGGTCAGGTCGAATGGCGGCAGGGCGATGCTTGTCGGCGGATGTGTGCGCGACGAGATAATGGGGATCGGCCATAAGGATTGGGATGTTGAGGTTTATGGCGTTAAGCCGGCGAAATTGCGGGAAATACTTGATTCGATCGGTGAGGCGAATGTAGTTGGCGAAGCGTTTGCGGTTTATAAGATCGGTGACGATCTGGACGTTTCGATACCGCGGCGTGAGCGTAAAGTGTCGAGCGGGCATCGAGGATTTGTCGTCGAGGGCGATCCGGAGATGTCGTTCGAGGAGGCCTGTTCGCGGCGCGATTTTACCGTTAATTCGATCCTCAAGGATATTTTGACTGGCGAGATCGTCGATCCGTTTGACGGTCAAGGCGATATCGGGCGTAAAGTACTGCGGATGGTTTCGCGGGAGACTTTTGCCGAGGACAGTTTGCGCGTAATGCGAGCCTGCCAGTTTGCTGCGAGGTTCGAGTTTGATATCGAACCCGAAACCGTTGAGGTCTGCAAGCAGATCAAAGTTACCGATCTGCCGAAGGAACGTATCTGGGGCGAATTTGAAAAGCTGTTGCTAAAGCCGCGTCGACCGTCGATCGGTTTGAAATGGCTGTACGTTCTCGGTGTCGTCGATCAGATATTTCCGGAAATGGCGTCGCTTGTTGGAGTTCCGCAGGAACCGGAATGGCATCCCGAAGGCGATGTAGATGTCCATACTCTGATGGTGGTCGACGAGGCCCGCAAACTTGTAAATGAGCTTGATTATCCGCGGCAAGTTGCTGTCATGCTGGGAGCGTTGGCGCACGATTTCGGTAAGCCTCCGACTACGGAGTTTGCTGACGGACGCATTCGTTCCCGCGGGCACGATGAGGCGGGTGTTGGGCCGACGGCCACGTTTCTTGATACGCTCGGTGTCTTTACGCTGAACGGTTTTGACGTGCGAAAGCAGGTCGTCGAGCTCGTTCGATATCACCTAAAACCGGGCGAATATTACAAATCAAAATCGCCCGTTGGCGACGGAGCATTTCGGCGTTTGGCGCGAAAGGTCGAACCTGATCTGCTCTATCGCGTCGCTAAGGCTGACAGCCTGGGACGCAATCCCGACTGGCTGCCAGAAGAGAAATGGTTTGATTCAAAGGCTCAGGAATGGTTTATCGAAAAGGTCCGCGATCTCGCGATAGAAAAAAAGGCGCCCGACCCCATCTTACTGGGCCGACACCTTATCGAATTGGGTGAGGATCCAGGGCCGCGGTTCCGGCCGATCCTCGACGCAGTTTACGAAATGCAGCTTGATGGAAAGGTCACCGATCTCGCCGAAGCTATTGCCGAAGCCAAAAAGCTAATCGCGTGA
- a CDS encoding SBBP repeat-containing protein, which produces MRPKITRRSFALLLLLTILNINLPAAADRIIVTTNDRDPTARQTVEFEQNVGQFDPQVRYVARSAGSMLFLTGDKAMYVLPFTDLNEPKAESEPGTERPAQRFHAVSMSFTNANSDIAAAADRLSEHRTNYFLGSDESRWRSDVPNFGEVRFENVYNGVSTVWYGLENGATQYDLVVAPFTDAGRIELKFDGAESISVNEEGSLLINTPAGTLIQNRPFTYQTGEDSARVEVPSSFAVDGTTVRFALGEYDRSRELVIDPTVTYNALAFSTFVGSFGDDIVSEIAVDSNGCSYITGRTTSISYPTTTGTFDTTSNGSEDVFVTKVNSSGTGLVYSTYLGGPFFDEGRAITVDPNGNVYLGGTASISFPTTVGAIDTTFGGGADVFITKLNAAGNSLNYSTFLGESSIEYADAIATDSAGNAYIGGRAGDAPLDYPTTAGAFDTTHNGIDDAFLTKINDTGTAIVYSTFLGGSDIDGARAVWVTPNGEAILAGFTTDAVTDLPTTAGSYDPTHNGVTDFFVTRFDPTGSSLVYSTFIGGPGIDNLNSLAVDEVGSVYVTGIAATGFPITAGAIDTTAVGSNEIGISKLNAAGTSLVYSTFFGGTQAESANGIAVDRFGNVYIAGSNTAGDYPTTVGPYDSTFNGASDAVVTILNHNATSALASTYFGGSGTDSANDIALDANGNIYIAGQTTNAATPLPTTPDAYQTFTGGLIDAFVGKFGDFTIGGRVIDTSGNPMANVMVAMSGQVSGNILTGPDGQFGFTDTVPGEPHSVTATRSGYVMNPAIFNIAALANNRELIFVASPGSPSGGSGGTLLFQNLSYNKGENGSSILLTVQRTGIISSQVTVDYQTAGGTALPIQDFQPISGTLTFGPLETNKTISIPIVNDQILEPRETLTVTLDNPTNNADIENGRQTTTISLLDDDLGSGDLLISEFRTRGRLGANDEYIKIFNPNDFDLTIFAADGSSGVTLAHSDTGTLASIATIPNLVTIRSRGHYLLTNNSPSGGFSLIDFPTGIGTMTTVGDQTFSVNLPDGADIVLQRTSDPLQFGTANKVDSIGFAGSEWAEGNGLAPTVPANRESCYARRLISGGFQDTDDNRSDLMLVDTHAAMFTSPDQSRVISVLGSPAPETSESLRMMTPAEVTIVQSGTEVFDPSPVENGPNGTLTIFRTVTNNTSSPISAMRLRAIDFPTIGSLSQRRYSSRPDFRLLNSVDASGTYGLTLAGGRLQPNGGGLNSTLTVDSVTAANPLEPGASIVIAIRFGVMRWGKHPFTATVEALQ; this is translated from the coding sequence ATGAGACCAAAAATAACACGCAGATCATTCGCCCTTTTATTGCTTCTGACGATCCTGAACATCAATTTGCCAGCTGCCGCAGACCGTATCATCGTCACAACCAACGATAGAGATCCAACTGCGCGGCAGACCGTCGAGTTTGAGCAGAATGTGGGGCAATTTGATCCGCAGGTCAGATACGTCGCACGGTCGGCGGGCTCGATGCTTTTTCTAACAGGTGACAAAGCGATGTATGTGCTGCCCTTTACGGATCTGAACGAGCCGAAAGCTGAAAGCGAGCCCGGTACGGAACGTCCGGCACAACGCTTTCATGCAGTGAGCATGTCGTTCACGAACGCCAATTCTGATATCGCAGCTGCTGCCGATCGCCTCAGTGAACATCGCACTAACTATTTCCTGGGCTCCGATGAGAGCCGCTGGCGAAGTGACGTGCCAAATTTTGGCGAGGTTAGATTTGAGAATGTTTATAACGGCGTTTCGACTGTCTGGTATGGTCTCGAAAATGGTGCCACGCAATACGACCTTGTCGTCGCTCCATTTACCGATGCCGGGCGGATCGAACTCAAGTTTGACGGTGCCGAAAGTATCTCGGTCAACGAAGAGGGATCGTTGCTTATCAATACTCCCGCCGGAACATTGATACAGAATCGACCTTTCACGTACCAAACAGGTGAAGACTCCGCACGCGTCGAGGTGCCGAGTTCATTTGCGGTGGACGGCACGACCGTTCGCTTTGCTCTCGGCGAATACGACCGAAGTCGCGAACTGGTGATCGATCCGACAGTCACTTACAACGCACTCGCATTCTCTACATTTGTCGGGTCGTTTGGCGACGATATCGTCAGCGAGATCGCCGTTGATTCTAATGGCTGTTCGTACATTACTGGCCGCACGACCTCAATTTCCTATCCGACGACGACAGGAACATTTGACACGACGTCGAACGGTAGCGAAGACGTGTTTGTAACAAAGGTGAATTCATCGGGGACCGGACTGGTCTATTCGACATATCTCGGCGGCCCGTTCTTTGACGAAGGCCGTGCGATAACGGTCGACCCGAACGGCAATGTGTACTTGGGCGGAACGGCAAGCATCTCATTTCCGACGACTGTCGGTGCGATAGATACGACGTTCGGTGGTGGTGCCGATGTGTTTATTACCAAGCTCAATGCCGCCGGCAACTCTCTCAACTATTCGACCTTTCTCGGCGAGTCAAGTATCGAATACGCAGATGCAATCGCTACTGACTCGGCCGGAAATGCCTACATAGGGGGACGAGCAGGCGACGCCCCACTCGATTATCCTACGACCGCAGGCGCGTTTGATACGACCCATAACGGAATCGACGACGCATTCCTTACAAAGATAAACGACACCGGAACGGCGATCGTCTATTCGACATTTCTCGGCGGCAGCGATATTGATGGTGCCAGGGCCGTTTGGGTAACGCCGAATGGCGAAGCGATACTGGCCGGCTTCACAACCGACGCAGTCACCGACCTCCCGACGACAGCCGGCAGTTATGACCCGACCCACAACGGCGTGACGGACTTTTTCGTTACGCGTTTTGATCCGACCGGTTCCTCGCTCGTCTATTCGACATTTATTGGCGGACCAGGCATCGATAATCTGAATTCATTGGCTGTCGATGAGGTAGGTTCCGTCTATGTAACGGGCATTGCCGCGACAGGGTTTCCGATCACGGCAGGAGCAATTGACACGACGGCGGTAGGAAGTAATGAAATCGGCATTTCAAAACTAAATGCTGCGGGCACTTCGCTCGTCTATTCGACCTTTTTCGGCGGGACGCAAGCTGAAAGCGCGAACGGAATTGCCGTGGACCGGTTTGGTAACGTTTATATTGCCGGATCGAACACCGCGGGTGATTATCCTACGACAGTCGGTCCGTACGATTCGACATTCAATGGCGCGTCGGACGCGGTCGTCACGATCCTAAATCATAATGCGACCTCCGCACTTGCATCGACATATTTCGGGGGAAGCGGCACGGACTCGGCCAATGATATTGCACTTGATGCAAACGGCAATATTTACATTGCGGGCCAGACAACTAATGCCGCCACACCGTTGCCAACAACACCCGATGCCTATCAGACGTTCACGGGCGGGCTGATCGATGCATTTGTCGGAAAATTTGGCGATTTCACCATCGGCGGACGCGTGATAGACACGTCGGGCAATCCGATGGCTAACGTGATGGTCGCGATGAGCGGACAGGTTTCGGGAAACATACTGACGGGACCAGACGGACAGTTTGGATTCACCGATACCGTTCCTGGCGAACCACATTCAGTCACCGCGACACGATCGGGTTACGTGATGAATCCTGCAATTTTCAATATCGCGGCACTTGCGAACAACCGAGAGCTTATCTTTGTGGCATCTCCAGGTTCACCGAGCGGCGGATCGGGCGGCACGCTGTTGTTCCAGAATCTCTCATACAACAAAGGCGAGAACGGTTCGTCGATTCTACTGACGGTACAACGGACGGGTATCATCTCGAGTCAGGTCACGGTCGATTATCAGACCGCCGGCGGTACGGCACTGCCGATTCAGGACTTCCAGCCGATCAGCGGCACTTTGACGTTTGGCCCGCTGGAAACGAACAAAACAATATCGATACCGATCGTCAACGACCAAATACTTGAGCCTCGCGAGACATTAACGGTAACGCTCGACAATCCGACCAACAATGCGGATATCGAAAACGGAAGACAGACCACAACGATCAGCCTTCTTGACGATGATCTTGGTTCGGGCGACCTGCTGATCAGCGAATTCCGCACTCGCGGACGTCTCGGAGCCAACGATGAATATATAAAAATATTTAATCCGAACGATTTCGACCTAACGATCTTTGCTGCAGATGGCAGTTCCGGCGTCACACTCGCCCACTCCGATACGGGAACGTTGGCAAGCATAGCAACTATTCCAAATCTGGTAACGATCCGCTCACGGGGCCACTACTTATTGACGAACAACAGCCCGTCGGGCGGATTCAGCCTGATCGATTTCCCGACCGGTATCGGGACGATGACCACCGTGGGCGATCAGACATTCTCGGTCAACCTTCCCGACGGCGCGGATATTGTACTGCAGCGAACCTCTGATCCGTTGCAGTTTGGTACTGCGAACAAGGTCGATTCGATCGGATTCGCCGGTTCCGAGTGGGCCGAAGGAAACGGTCTCGCACCGACAGTACCCGCAAACCGGGAGTCCTGTTACGCCCGGCGATTGATCTCCGGCGGCTTCCAGGACACCGACGACAATCGCAGTGATCTGATGCTGGTCGATACTCACGCCGCGATGTTTACCTCGCCTGATCAATCGCGAGTGATCTCAGTTTTGGGTTCTCCCGCTCCGGAGACGTCCGAAAGCCTCAGAATGATGACGCCCGCCGAGGTGACGATCGTCCAGTCGGGCACGGAGGTCTTCGATCCTTCTCCCGTAGAAAATGGTCCAAATGGAACGCTGACGATATTTCGGACGGTTACGAATAACACTTCTTCGCCCATTTCAGCAATGCGGCTTCGGGCGATCGACTTCCCGACCATAGGAAGTCTTAGTCAGCGAAGATACTCGTCCCGTCCGGATTTTCGATTGCTGAACTCCGTCGATGCCAGCGGCACATACGGGCTGACACTTGCCGGCGGACGCCTGCAGCCCAACGGCGGCGGACTGAACAGCACGTTGACCGTCGATTCTGTAACGGCGGCAAATCCGCTCGAGCCGGGCGCGAGCATCGTGATCGCTATTCGCTTCGGCGTGATGCGATGGGGCAAACATCCCTTTACTGCAACGGTCGAGGCGTTGCAGTAG